In a genomic window of Chaetodon auriga isolate fChaAug3 chromosome 1, fChaAug3.hap1, whole genome shotgun sequence:
- the LOC143320660 gene encoding LIM and senescent cell antigen-like-containing domain protein 1 isoform X2, producing the protein MLGVAGMTGSIANALASAACERCKSGFAATEKIVNSNGELYHEQCFVCAQCFQQFPEGLFYEFEGRKYCEHDFQMLFAPCCHQCGEFIIGRVIKAMNNSWHPDCFCCDICQAVLADVGFVKNAGRHLCRPCHNREKARGLGKYICQKCHAIIEEQPLIFKNDPYHPDHFNCNNCGKELTAEARELKGELYCLPCHDKMGVPICGACRRPIEGRVVNAMGKQWHVEHFVCAKCEKPFLGHRHYERKGLAYCETHYNQLFGDVCYHCNRVIEGDVVSALNKAWCVSCFSCSTCNTKLTLKNKFVEFDMKPVCKKCYEKFPLELKKRLKKLAESLGRK; encoded by the exons ATGCTGGGGGTGGCTGGAATGACGGGCAG CATTGCTAATGCCCTGgcctctgcagcctgtgagagaTGTAAGAGTGGCTTCGCTGCGACTGAGAAGATTGTCAATAGTAATGGAGAGCTGTACCATGAgcagtgctttgtgtgtgcCCAGTGTTTCCAGCAGTTTCCAGAGGGACTCTTCTATGAG TTTGAAGGAAGAAAATATTGTGAACATGACTTCCAGATGCTCTTTGCCCCTTGCTGTCACCAGTGTG GGGAGTTCATCATTGGTCGTGTCATTAAGGCCATGAACAATAGTTGGCACCCTGACTGCTTCTGCTGTGACATTTGCCAGGCTGTGCTTGCGGACGTGGGGTTTGTCAAAAATGCTGGCAG ACACCTGTGTCGCCCATGTCATAACCGCGAGAAAGCACGTGGGCTGGGCAAGTACATCTGTCAGAAGTGCCATGCCATCATTGAAGAGCAGCCACTGATCTTTAAGAATGACCCCTATCACCCAGACCACTTCAACTGCAACAATTGCGG GAAGGAACTGACGGCTGAAGCCAGGGAACTAAAGGGAGAGCTCTACTGTCTGCCCTGCCACGACAAGATGGGTGTACCAATCTGTGGTGCCTGCAGGAGACCCATCGAGGGGCGTGTTGTCAATGCTATGGGCAAGCAGTGGCATGTGGAG CATTTTGTGTGTGCCAAGTGCGAGAAGCCTTTCCTCGGTCATCGGCATTACGAGAGGAAGGGGTTAGCTTACTGTGAGACTCATTATAACCAG CTCTTTGGTGATGTGTGCTATCACTGCAACCGTGTGATCGAAGGCGATG TGGTGTCTGCTCTCAACAAAGCCTGGTGTGTCAGTTGTTTCTCGTGCTCCACCTGCAACACAAAACTCACTCTCAA GAACAAGTTTGTTGAGTTTGACATGAAGCCCGTTTGTAAAAAGTGCTATGAGAAGTTTCCTCTGGAGCTTAAGAAAAGGCTCAAGAAGCTGGCTGAGTCCTTGGGACGCAAGTGA
- the LOC143320660 gene encoding LIM and senescent cell antigen-like-containing domain protein 1 isoform X1 → MLGVAGMTGSIANALASAACERCKSGFAATEKIVNSNGELYHEQCFVCAQCFQQFPEGLFYEFEGRKYCEHDFQMLFAPCCHQCGEFIIGRVIKAMNNSWHPDCFCCDICQAVLADVGFVKNAGRHLCRPCHNREKARGLGKYICQKCHAIIEEQPLIFKNDPYHPDHFNCNNCGKELTAEARELKGELYCLPCHDKMGVPICGACRRPIEGRVVNAMGKQWHVEHFVCAKCEKPFLGHRHYERKGLAYCETHYNQLFGDVCYHCNRVIEGDVVSALNKAWCVSCFSCSTCNTKLTLKDKFVEIDLKPVCKHCYERMPEELKRRLARRERDVKDRKKKPAVCL, encoded by the exons ATGCTGGGGGTGGCTGGAATGACGGGCAG CATTGCTAATGCCCTGgcctctgcagcctgtgagagaTGTAAGAGTGGCTTCGCTGCGACTGAGAAGATTGTCAATAGTAATGGAGAGCTGTACCATGAgcagtgctttgtgtgtgcCCAGTGTTTCCAGCAGTTTCCAGAGGGACTCTTCTATGAG TTTGAAGGAAGAAAATATTGTGAACATGACTTCCAGATGCTCTTTGCCCCTTGCTGTCACCAGTGTG GGGAGTTCATCATTGGTCGTGTCATTAAGGCCATGAACAATAGTTGGCACCCTGACTGCTTCTGCTGTGACATTTGCCAGGCTGTGCTTGCGGACGTGGGGTTTGTCAAAAATGCTGGCAG ACACCTGTGTCGCCCATGTCATAACCGCGAGAAAGCACGTGGGCTGGGCAAGTACATCTGTCAGAAGTGCCATGCCATCATTGAAGAGCAGCCACTGATCTTTAAGAATGACCCCTATCACCCAGACCACTTCAACTGCAACAATTGCGG GAAGGAACTGACGGCTGAAGCCAGGGAACTAAAGGGAGAGCTCTACTGTCTGCCCTGCCACGACAAGATGGGTGTACCAATCTGTGGTGCCTGCAGGAGACCCATCGAGGGGCGTGTTGTCAATGCTATGGGCAAGCAGTGGCATGTGGAG CATTTTGTGTGTGCCAAGTGCGAGAAGCCTTTCCTCGGTCATCGGCATTACGAGAGGAAGGGGTTAGCTTACTGTGAGACTCATTATAACCAG CTCTTTGGTGATGTGTGCTATCACTGCAACCGTGTGATCGAAGGCGATG TGGTGTCTGCTCTCAACAAAGCCTGGTGTGTCAGTTGTTTCTCGTGCTCCACCTGCAACACAAAACTCACTCTCAA AGACAAGTTTGTTGAAATTGACCTGAAGCCAGTGTGCAAGCACTGCTATGAGCGCATGCCCGAGGAGCTGAAACGGCGTCTTGCCAGACGCGAGCGCGATGTCAAAGACCGCAAGAAAaaacctgctgtctgtctgtag
- the nkpd1 gene encoding NTPase KAP family P-loop domain-containing protein 1 yields the protein MFHHTFIMYKSTKDDIYAYALSKTLTKVSSPATVGLYSECQNRINMILRQMEVNMKQETSRIEQEYKGKFKPRSTSPSLTGFLALIGRMLFYRPIWTKENQHHHNIRFIYVHFSAWHFAGSDLLWAGIAIRLFQAMQMNFGTLQLILYRVAQHIEEEEVKKKIVEDGTNHWRSKKVCCCPVWLLGLSLLVVPLIILVFLLSFGYPSPEIEPGQGVNGTTGQVDMLEGLVIASLGVPAASALRFIFLMVKNLIFNQDVNIKRGMDNERVSSQLGFMNEVRKEMWFLSCFIQFMEVFERRRIRVVLKITTLDRCSPKKIVAVLDAINILLSDEESPFISILAVNPEVLVQKVNFADGCFSKEDRAYALLNSIVTLAFTVPPLCEDSKRSLFYSLTSNSKIPEDISTRTDKVRRRGLKNKSSPDVSSVETGLEMKESNPLIDKPPAALDVKEEEVEMLVKSIVANNDSNINKYMSEDAMSMRRVINSIRMTVIIMKALKRELPQPDYIAAWVVMANQWPCRLSWIIQCVEDAQQRANIDQSNVANIDDLKTLWKVFSESRAELYVMSTQIEDLLEQDGDPEMFETFLTVDFKFTIKDLKTFEVVTVNLDHTIRKELAQIRGTSRLKDSGWMRKLAPLPITTIINMNTEDVCKELERMEYPSKYADIVRSNKLNGSALVFGDADDLKNLLDMTLGEWATFRLHFLGLPSHLRPQYKNMLPTPPHSQHQLAHHYSSSMVK from the exons ATGTTCCACCACACATTCATCATGTATAAGTCAACAAAAG atgATATTTATGCATATGCGCTGTCCAAGACCCTGACAAAAGTTTCATCACCTGCAACTGTAGGACTCTACTCTGAATGTCAGAACCGAATAAACATGATCCTCAGACAAATGGAAG TGAACATGAAGCAGGAGACTTCAAGGATTGAGCAGGAATACAAAGGAAAATTCAAGCCTCGTTCAACTAGCCCTTCACTTACTGGCTTTCTAGCACTCATTGGGCGAATGCTCTTCTATAGGCCCATTTGGACTAAGGAGAACCAGCATCACCATAACATCAGGTTCATTTATGTGCATTTTAGTGCCTGGCATTTTGCAGGCAGTGACCTGCTTTGGGCTGGAATAGCCATACGTCTGTTTCAGGCCATGCAGATGAACTTTGGGACATTACAGCTTATACTCTACAGAGTGGCTCAACACATTGAAGAAGAGGAAGTCAAGAAGAAG ataGTGGAGGATGGTACTAACCACTGGAGGTCCAAAAAGGTTTGCTGCTGCCCTGTGTGGCTTCTTGGCCTGTCTTTACTTGTGGTACCACTTATCATCCTGGTATTCCTGTTGTCTTTTGGCTATCCCAGTCCTGAAATAGAACCAGGCCAGGGGGTGAATGGAACAACAGGCCAGGTGGATATGCTGGAGGGTCTGGTCATTGCTTCGTTGGGAGTACCAGCAGCAAGTGCACTGAGGTTTATCTTTCTGATGGTTAAGAACCTGATCTTCAACCAGGATGTTAACATCAAGAGGGGCATGGACAATGAGCGTGTCAGTAGCCAACTGGGCTTCATGAACGaagtgaggaaggaaatgtgGTTTCTGTCTTGCTTCATTCAGTTCATGGAAGTCTTTGAGAGGAGAAGGATCCGAGTGGTACTGAAGATCACCACTCTGGACCGGTGCTCCCCCAAGAAAATTGTTGCAGTTCTGGATGCCATAAACATTCTGCTTTCAGATGAAGAAAGTCCATTTATTTCTATTCTGGCCGTGAACCCAGAGGTTCTTGTACAGAAAGTGAATTTTGCAGATGGCTGCTTCAGCAAGGAGGACAGAGCATATGCACTGTTGAACTCCATTGTGACTCTGGCCTTCACAGTCCCACCACTATGTGAGGATTCAAAGCGCAGTTTATTTTACAGCCTCACTAGCAATTCAAAAATCCCTGAGGACATAAGTACGAGGACAGATAAAGTGAGAAGAAGGGGCCTCAAAAACAAATCTTCCCCAGATGTGTCTTCAGTGGAGACTGGATTGGAAATGAAAGAGTCAAATCCACTGATCGATAAACCTCCAGCAGCACTGGATgtaaaagaggaggaggtagagatGTTGGTCAAGAGCATCGTGGCCAACAATGACAGCAATATAAACAAGTACATGTCAGAAGATGCTATGTCTATGAGAAGAGTGATCAACTCCATTCGAATGACGGTGATAATCATGAAGGCCTTGAAGAGAGAGCTTCCTCAACCAGACTACATTGCAGCATGGGTGGTCATGGCCAATCAGTGGCCCTGCCGCCTCAGCTGGATCATCCAATGTGTGGAAGATGCTCAGCAGAGAGCAAACATTGATCAGTCAAATGTGGCCAACATTGATGATTTAAAGACCTTATGGAAAGTCTTCAGTGAGTCCAGGGCAGAGCTGTATGTGATGAGCACTCAGATTGAAGACCTCCTCGAACAGGATGGAGATCctgaaatgtttgaaacattTCTCACAGTAGATTTTAAATTTACCATAAAGGACTTGAAGACATTTGAAGTGGTGACAGTTAACCTGGACCATACAATAAGGAAAGAGCTGGCTCAGATCAGAGGAACATCCAGGCTGAAAGATTCTGGTTGGATGAGGAAACTAGCTCCTCTGCCAATCACAACTATCATCAATATGAACACAGAGGATGTCTGTAAAGAG TTGGAGAGGATGGAATATCCGAGTAAGTATGCTGATATTGTGAGAAGCAACAAGCTCAATGGTTCGGCACTGGTCTTTGGCGATGCAGACGACCTTAAAAACCTCCTAGATATGACCTTGGGTGAATGGGCAACTTTCAGACTGCACTTCCTGGGTTTACCATCACATCTACGCCCacaatacaaaaacatgttACCGACACCTCCTCATTCTCAGCACCAGCTTGCCCATCATTACTCGTCCAGTATGGTGAAGTGA